The proteins below are encoded in one region of Populus alba chromosome 2, ASM523922v2, whole genome shotgun sequence:
- the LOC118032000 gene encoding inositol diphosphatase DSP1 isoform X1 — MKIVHTSAANGDDTIYKTIEVAVIDRRDLTPSPVFPFPVVGDELNLIPPLNFAMVDNGIFRSGFPDSANFSFLQTLGLRSIICLCPEPYTEATTEFLRDGGMRLYQFGIESYKEPFVNIPQDTIREALQVVLDVKNHPILIHCKRGKHRTGCLVGCLRKLQKWCLSSIFDEYQRFAVAKARVSDQRFMELFDVSTLKHLPMSFSCLKRQHR; from the exons ATGAAAATAGTCCACACCTCCGCCGCCAACGGTGATGACACCATCTACAAGACAATCGAAGTGGCTGTTATTGACCGACGCGATCTCACTCCGTCTCCGGTGTTTCCTTTTCCTGTTGTCGGAGACGAACTTAATCTTATTCCACCTCTAAACTTTGCTATGGTAGATAATGGCATCTTTAGGTCTGGTTTTCCTGACTCTGCTAATTTCTCTTTTCTCCAAACACTCGGCCTCCGCTCTATCAT ATGTCTATGTCCCGAGCCATATACAGAGGCGACCACGGAGTTTCTAAGGGATGGTGGAATGAGGCTCTATCAGTTTGGGATCGAGAGTTATAAG GAGCCATTCGTAAACATTCCGCAGGATACAATTCGTGAAGCACTTCAAGTGGTCCTTG ATGTGAAGAATCATCCAATTCTGATTCATTGTAAACGGGGAAAG CACCGAACTGGTTGTCTTGTTGGTTGCCTTAGAAAATTGCAAAAGTGGTGTCTCTCATCCATATTTGATGAGTATCAGCGGTTTGCTGTTGCAAAGGCTAGAGTTTCAGATCAAAGGTTTATGGAGTTGTTTGATGTTTCTACCTTAAAGCATTTGCCAATGTCATTTTCATGCTTGAAGAG gcaacatcgataa
- the LOC118032000 gene encoding inositol diphosphatase DSP1 isoform X2: MKIVHTSAANGDDTIYKTIEVAVIDRRDLTPSPVFPFPVVGDELNLIPPLNFAMVDNGIFRSGFPDSANFSFLQTLGLRSIICLCPEPYTEATTEFLRDGGMRLYQFGIESYKEPFVNIPQDTIREALQVVLDVKNHPILIHCKRGKHRTGCLVGCLRKLQKWCLSSIFDEYQRFAVAKARVSDQRFMELFDVSTLKHLPMSFSCLKR; the protein is encoded by the exons ATGAAAATAGTCCACACCTCCGCCGCCAACGGTGATGACACCATCTACAAGACAATCGAAGTGGCTGTTATTGACCGACGCGATCTCACTCCGTCTCCGGTGTTTCCTTTTCCTGTTGTCGGAGACGAACTTAATCTTATTCCACCTCTAAACTTTGCTATGGTAGATAATGGCATCTTTAGGTCTGGTTTTCCTGACTCTGCTAATTTCTCTTTTCTCCAAACACTCGGCCTCCGCTCTATCAT ATGTCTATGTCCCGAGCCATATACAGAGGCGACCACGGAGTTTCTAAGGGATGGTGGAATGAGGCTCTATCAGTTTGGGATCGAGAGTTATAAG GAGCCATTCGTAAACATTCCGCAGGATACAATTCGTGAAGCACTTCAAGTGGTCCTTG ATGTGAAGAATCATCCAATTCTGATTCATTGTAAACGGGGAAAG CACCGAACTGGTTGTCTTGTTGGTTGCCTTAGAAAATTGCAAAAGTGGTGTCTCTCATCCATATTTGATGAGTATCAGCGGTTTGCTGTTGCAAAGGCTAGAGTTTCAGATCAAAGGTTTATGGAGTTGTTTGATGTTTCTACCTTAAAGCATTTGCCAATGTCATTTTCATGCTTGAAGAGGTAA